In Rhodospirillum rubrum ATCC 11170, a genomic segment contains:
- a CDS encoding carbonic anhydrase, giving the protein MVMQRAFSHAAMAVAFGLVGFSGAPAVAAETAHPPHWAYEGKGGPVDWGALSEDYHACAAGKEQSPVDIRDAIPAKLPAIAPAYQAQSAVVVNNGHTLQVNVSPGSSLDFRGQRYELLQYHFHHPSEHLVNGKAAPLELHLVHKGPTALTVIGVMLVPGAANPAIEAIWKVAPAKEGGEATLGDPGPDLGKLLPESKSYTFYEGSLTTPPCSEVVNWINLKTPVTVSEDQIARFAALFPMNARPPQALHRRIILESQDQ; this is encoded by the coding sequence ATGGTCATGCAGCGCGCTTTTTCCCACGCCGCGATGGCGGTCGCTTTTGGTCTTGTCGGTTTTTCAGGGGCTCCGGCCGTCGCCGCGGAGACCGCCCATCCGCCCCATTGGGCCTATGAAGGCAAGGGCGGCCCGGTTGACTGGGGCGCCCTGAGCGAGGACTACCATGCCTGCGCCGCCGGCAAGGAACAATCTCCGGTCGATATCCGCGATGCCATTCCGGCCAAGCTGCCGGCGATCGCTCCGGCCTATCAGGCGCAGTCGGCCGTTGTCGTCAATAATGGCCATACGCTGCAGGTCAACGTATCCCCCGGGTCGTCCCTGGACTTCCGGGGCCAGCGCTATGAGCTGCTGCAATACCACTTCCATCACCCCAGCGAACATTTGGTGAACGGCAAGGCGGCGCCTTTGGAACTGCATCTGGTTCACAAGGGGCCGACCGCCCTGACGGTGATCGGCGTCATGCTGGTGCCCGGGGCGGCCAATCCGGCGATCGAGGCGATCTGGAAGGTGGCGCCGGCCAAGGAAGGCGGCGAGGCGACGCTGGGGGATCCCGGCCCCGACCTGGGCAAGCTTTTGCCCGAAAGCAAATCCTACACCTTCTATGAAGGCTCGCTGACGACGCCGCCCTGCTCGGAAGTCGTCAATTGGATCAATCTGAAGACGCCGGTCACCGTGTCGGAGGATCAGATCGCCCGCTTTGCCGCCCTGTTCCCGATGAACGCCCGGCCGCCCCAGGCCCTTCATCGCCGGATCATTCTCGAGAGCCAGGACCAATAA
- the mfd gene encoding transcription-repair coupling factor translates to MKNLLESLAVGRRIEAAGLPEGFDALVLGELAARPGVPAVLHVARDDVRLARLAETIAFFHPAVEILEFPAWDCVPYDRVSPNVEIVARRLETLSRLSEEPTRQPGGRLVLTTASAILQRVPPRQILERGVFSARVGGRLDLGKLLDHLARHGYGRSEQVMEPGEYAVRGGIVDIFPPGAPEPLRLDLFGDELDSLRSFDPVSQRTTGQRDALILRPMSEVVLDKESISRFRSGYRELFGTPSAADALYEAISAGLPFMGMEHWLPLFHEGMDTLFAYVPDGPVTLDPGLDGALRSRQDQIFEYFEARRLMESVGDGAKASEKPGGGMIYHALPPPRMFLEEDEFLRHCAGRPGAAFSAYAAPDVATEKGVVGDFLGRPGHEFADIRARAGGNVFDALRDHAQALRAAGKRVVLTAATMGARERMTGVLREHGLSPIVTAETWAEALERAKKATVVLTLILDRGFETPDLAVISEADVLGDRLSRPVRKKKLGDKFIPDISALSEGDLVVHVDHGIGQYEGLETLTAGGAPHDCLRVVYADNNRLYVPVENIEVLSRYGSEQAGVQLDKLGGVAWQARKAKLKQRIRDMAEQLIGVAAARQLKVGEVISPPEGLYDEFAARFPYAETDDQLRAIADTLDDLAAGRPMDRLICGDVGFGKTEVALRAAFATAMSGRQVAVVVPTTLLARQHHLTFKERFAGLPVRIGQLSRLVTARDTKAVKEEMAAGTLDIVVGTHALLAKTVRFRDLGLLIVDEEQHFGVAHKERLKQMRADVHVLTLTATPIPRTLQLALTGVREMSIIATPPVDRLAVRTFVLPFDPVVVREAILRERFRGGQCFYVCPRLTDIDKVMERLTTLVPDIRAVVAHGQMAPSRLEEVMTAFADGQYDVLVATNIVESGLDIPRANTIIIHRADMFGLAQLYQLRGRVGRARARGYAYLTLPPGRTVSKTAAKRLDVMQTLDTLGAGFTLASHDLDIRGAGNLLGDEQSGHIKEVGIELYQQLLEEAVAAAREGPGVEEASGAWSPQIQLGTPILIPDSYVKDLGLRLGLYRRIAGVTDEAEIDEMAAEMVDRFGPLPDEVENLLKVVTIKVLCRRANAEKVDAGPKGAVLSFRDNLFPNPGGLVRFIGQNVATVKLRPDHKLVYRRDWEVARERIQGLGKLMRTLADIADEERPGR, encoded by the coding sequence TTGAAAAACCTTCTTGAGTCCCTGGCGGTCGGCCGCCGAATCGAAGCCGCCGGCCTGCCTGAAGGCTTCGATGCCCTGGTCTTGGGCGAGCTTGCCGCCCGCCCCGGGGTTCCGGCCGTTTTGCATGTGGCGCGCGATGACGTGCGGCTGGCCCGGCTGGCCGAAACGATCGCCTTCTTCCATCCCGCCGTCGAGATTCTGGAATTTCCCGCCTGGGATTGCGTGCCCTATGACCGGGTCTCGCCCAATGTGGAAATCGTCGCCCGCCGGCTTGAAACGCTGAGCCGCCTGAGCGAGGAGCCGACGCGCCAGCCCGGCGGCCGGCTGGTGCTGACCACGGCTTCGGCGATCTTGCAGCGCGTTCCGCCGCGCCAGATCCTCGAGCGCGGAGTGTTCAGCGCCCGGGTCGGCGGCCGGCTTGATCTTGGCAAGCTCCTTGATCATCTGGCCCGCCATGGCTATGGCCGCTCCGAGCAGGTGATGGAGCCCGGCGAATACGCCGTGCGCGGCGGCATCGTCGATATCTTCCCCCCCGGCGCCCCCGAACCTTTGCGCCTGGATCTGTTTGGCGACGAGCTTGATTCGCTGCGCAGCTTCGATCCGGTCAGCCAGCGCACCACCGGCCAGCGCGACGCCCTGATCTTGCGGCCGATGAGCGAGGTGGTGCTCGATAAGGAATCGATCAGCCGCTTCCGTTCGGGCTACCGCGAGCTGTTTGGCACGCCCTCGGCCGCCGATGCGCTCTATGAGGCGATCTCGGCCGGTCTGCCCTTCATGGGCATGGAGCATTGGCTGCCGCTGTTCCATGAGGGCATGGATACGCTGTTCGCCTATGTGCCCGACGGACCGGTCACCCTCGACCCCGGCCTTGATGGCGCCTTGCGGTCGCGCCAGGACCAGATTTTCGAGTATTTCGAAGCCCGCCGGCTGATGGAAAGCGTTGGCGATGGCGCCAAGGCCAGCGAAAAGCCCGGCGGCGGCATGATCTATCACGCCCTGCCGCCGCCCCGGATGTTCCTGGAGGAGGACGAATTCCTCCGCCATTGCGCGGGGCGGCCCGGCGCCGCCTTCAGTGCCTATGCCGCCCCCGACGTGGCGACCGAAAAGGGCGTTGTCGGCGATTTCCTTGGCCGCCCGGGCCATGAATTCGCCGATATCCGCGCCCGCGCCGGCGGCAATGTCTTCGACGCCCTGCGCGATCACGCCCAGGCCCTGCGCGCCGCGGGCAAGCGGGTTGTTCTGACGGCGGCGACGATGGGGGCGCGCGAGCGCATGACCGGCGTGCTGCGCGAGCATGGCCTGAGCCCGATCGTCACCGCCGAAACCTGGGCCGAGGCGTTGGAGCGGGCCAAGAAGGCGACGGTCGTTCTGACCTTGATCCTTGACCGGGGCTTTGAAACCCCTGATCTGGCGGTGATTTCCGAAGCCGACGTGCTGGGGGACCGCCTGTCGCGGCCGGTACGCAAGAAGAAGCTGGGCGATAAGTTCATCCCCGATATCTCGGCCCTGTCGGAAGGCGATCTGGTGGTCCATGTCGACCACGGCATCGGCCAATACGAGGGCCTGGAAACCCTGACCGCCGGCGGCGCCCCCCATGACTGCCTGCGCGTGGTCTATGCCGACAACAACCGCCTCTATGTGCCCGTCGAGAATATCGAAGTCCTCAGCCGCTATGGCTCGGAGCAGGCCGGGGTCCAGCTTGACAAGCTGGGCGGCGTCGCCTGGCAGGCGCGCAAGGCCAAGCTCAAGCAGCGCATCCGCGATATGGCCGAACAGCTGATCGGCGTCGCCGCCGCCCGCCAGCTCAAGGTTGGCGAGGTCATCAGCCCGCCCGAGGGCCTGTATGACGAATTCGCCGCCCGCTTCCCCTATGCCGAAACCGACGATCAGCTGCGGGCGATTGCCGATACCCTGGATGATCTGGCCGCCGGCCGGCCGATGGACCGCCTGATTTGCGGCGATGTCGGCTTTGGCAAGACCGAGGTGGCGCTCCGCGCCGCCTTCGCCACGGCGATGAGCGGCCGGCAGGTGGCGGTGGTGGTGCCCACCACCTTGCTCGCCCGCCAGCATCATCTGACCTTCAAGGAACGCTTCGCCGGCCTGCCGGTGCGCATCGGCCAGTTGTCGCGGCTGGTCACGGCCAGGGACACCAAGGCGGTCAAGGAGGAGATGGCGGCCGGCACGCTCGATATCGTCGTCGGCACCCATGCGCTTTTGGCCAAGACGGTGCGCTTCCGCGACCTGGGCCTGCTGATCGTCGACGAGGAGCAGCATTTTGGCGTCGCCCATAAGGAACGCCTGAAGCAGATGCGCGCCGATGTCCATGTGCTGACCCTGACGGCGACGCCGATCCCGCGCACCTTGCAACTGGCCCTGACCGGCGTGCGCGAAATGAGCATCATCGCCACCCCGCCGGTCGACCGGCTGGCGGTGCGGACCTTCGTGCTGCCCTTCGATCCGGTGGTGGTCCGCGAGGCCATCCTGCGCGAACGCTTCCGCGGCGGTCAGTGCTTCTATGTCTGCCCCAGGCTGACCGATATCGACAAGGTGATGGAACGCCTGACCACCCTGGTTCCCGATATTCGGGCGGTGGTCGCCCATGGCCAGATGGCGCCCTCGCGCTTGGAAGAGGTGATGACCGCCTTCGCCGATGGTCAGTACGACGTGCTGGTCGCCACCAATATCGTCGAAAGCGGCCTCGACATCCCCAGGGCCAATACCATCATCATCCACCGCGCCGATATGTTCGGCCTTGCCCAGCTTTATCAGCTGCGCGGCCGGGTTGGCCGGGCGCGGGCGCGTGGCTATGCCTATTTGACCCTGCCGCCCGGCCGCACGGTCTCGAAAACCGCCGCCAAGCGGCTGGATGTAATGCAGACCCTCGACACCCTGGGGGCCGGCTTCACCCTGGCCAGCCATGATCTTGATATTCGCGGCGCCGGTAACCTGCTCGGCGATGAACAATCGGGCCATATCAAGGAAGTCGGCATCGAGCTTTATCAGCAGCTTCTGGAAGAGGCGGTGGCCGCCGCCCGCGAGGGGCCGGGGGTGGAAGAGGCCAGCGGCGCCTGGTCGCCGCAGATCCAGCTCGGCACGCCGATCCTCATCCCCGATTCCTACGTCAAGGACCTCGGGCTGCGCCTTGGCCTCTATCGCCGTATCGCCGGAGTCACCGACGAAGCGGAGATCGACGAGATGGCCGCCGAGATGGTCGATCGCTTCGGCCCGCTGCCCGACGAGGTGGAGAACCTGCTGAAGGTGGTGACCATCAAGGTTCTGTGCCGCCGCGCCAATGCGGAAAAGGTCGATGCCGGCCCCAAGGGGGCGGTGCTGTCCTTCCGCGACAACCTGTTTCCCAATCCGGGCGGTCTGGTGCGCTTCATCGGTCAGAACGTCGCCACCGTCAAGCTGCGTCCCGATCACAAGCTGGTCTATCGCCGTGACTGGGAGGTTGCGCGCGAGCGGATCCAGGGGCTGGGCAAATTGATGCGCACCTTGGCCGATATCGCCGACGAGGAGCGGCCGGGCCGCTGA
- a CDS encoding succinate dehydrogenase assembly factor 2, with amino-acid sequence MDLAALPPRRKRTLYRAQHRGMKEADIFIGAFAVDRLETMTDDQHDRFEALLEEHDADIMDWIMGRAEPPVAYRTDVMDMLRTFKLHP; translated from the coding sequence ATGGATCTCGCCGCCCTGCCTCCGCGCCGCAAGCGCACGCTCTACCGGGCCCAGCACCGCGGAATGAAGGAAGCCGATATTTTCATCGGCGCCTTCGCCGTCGACCGGCTCGAGACGATGACCGACGACCAGCATGATCGCTTCGAGGCCCTGCTCGAAGAGCACGACGCCGATATCATGGACTGGATCATGGGCCGCGCCGAGCCCCCCGTGGCCTATCGCACCGATGTCATGGACATGCTCCGAACCTTCAAACTGCACCCCTGA
- the recG gene encoding ATP-dependent DNA helicase RecG encodes MRPSLLDPLFRPLTSLKGAGKTMAPLIARLIGGDKVVDLLWHLPSGLVDRRFSPLIAEAPDGVVVTLTVVVEAHQEPPPRSPSPYRVVCRDASGFVTLVFFHGRARYLNDLLPVGETRVISGKVERFGGAPQIVHPTHVVPLAEAEAVCRVEPVYPLSGGVAGKVLARLIAQALDDIPDPAAWPDEWIDAPLKAREGWPGWIDALRAVHAPEEAEDLRPDHPARRRLAYDELLATQLALLLVRRAARTVRGRPIVGTGALRAKVLAALPFALTGAQSRSLAEIDGDMASPARMLRLLQGDVGSGKTVVALLTMLTAVEAGAQAALMAPTEILARQHIETLAPLCASAGVRLGLLTGRDKGRARAALLEALAAGEIDILVGTHALFQDDVVFAALAVVVVDEQHRFGVHQRLALSDKGRAVDVLVMTATPIPRTLTLTHYGDMDISRLDEKPPGRLPADTRVLPIDRLDDVIAAVARAIDGGAKVYWVCPLIEDSETGDMAAAVDRQALLADRLGPRLGPRVGLVHGRMKPGEKDAVMEAFSGNGLDLLVATTVIEVGVNVPSATVMVIEHAERFGLAQLHQLRGRIGRGGGRSTCLLLYAPPLGETARARLETMRRTDDGFEIAEEDLRLRGAGEVLGTRQSGLPVFRLIDPLLAEDLLAIARKQAEVIVETDPDLAGPHGAALRVLLYLFERDAAVRTLRSG; translated from the coding sequence ATGCGTCCCAGCCTTCTTGATCCTTTGTTCCGGCCGCTGACCTCGCTCAAGGGCGCGGGCAAAACCATGGCGCCGCTGATCGCCCGGCTGATCGGCGGCGACAAGGTGGTCGATCTGTTGTGGCATCTGCCCAGCGGTCTGGTCGATCGCCGGTTCTCGCCGTTGATCGCCGAGGCCCCCGATGGCGTCGTCGTTACCCTGACGGTGGTGGTCGAGGCCCATCAGGAACCGCCGCCGCGCTCGCCCTCGCCCTATCGGGTGGTCTGCCGCGACGCCAGCGGCTTCGTGACCCTGGTATTCTTCCATGGCCGGGCGCGCTATCTGAACGATTTGCTACCGGTCGGCGAAACCCGGGTGATCAGCGGCAAGGTCGAACGCTTCGGCGGCGCGCCGCAGATTGTCCATCCCACCCATGTCGTGCCCTTGGCCGAGGCCGAGGCGGTGTGCCGGGTTGAACCGGTCTATCCCTTGAGTGGCGGCGTGGCCGGCAAGGTTCTGGCCCGGTTGATCGCCCAGGCCCTTGATGACATCCCCGATCCCGCCGCCTGGCCCGATGAATGGATCGACGCCCCCCTGAAAGCCCGCGAAGGCTGGCCGGGCTGGATCGACGCCCTGCGCGCCGTTCACGCCCCCGAGGAGGCCGAAGACCTGCGCCCCGACCACCCGGCGCGGCGGCGGCTGGCCTATGACGAATTGCTGGCCACCCAACTCGCCCTGTTGCTGGTGCGGCGGGCGGCGCGCACGGTGCGCGGTCGGCCGATCGTCGGCACCGGCGCCCTGCGCGCCAAGGTGCTGGCGGCGCTGCCCTTCGCCCTGACCGGGGCGCAAAGCCGCTCGCTGGCCGAGATCGACGGCGACATGGCCTCGCCGGCCCGCATGTTGCGCCTGCTGCAGGGCGATGTCGGCAGCGGCAAGACGGTGGTGGCGCTGCTGACCATGCTGACGGCGGTGGAGGCTGGCGCCCAGGCCGCCCTGATGGCGCCGACCGAAATCCTCGCCCGCCAGCACATCGAAACCCTGGCGCCGCTCTGCGCCAGCGCCGGGGTGCGCCTGGGCTTGCTGACCGGGCGCGACAAGGGGCGGGCGCGCGCCGCCCTGCTCGAGGCCCTGGCGGCGGGCGAGATCGATATCCTGGTCGGCACCCACGCCCTGTTCCAAGACGACGTGGTCTTCGCCGCCCTCGCCGTGGTGGTGGTCGATGAACAGCATCGCTTTGGCGTTCACCAGCGTCTGGCGCTGTCGGACAAGGGCCGGGCGGTCGACGTGTTGGTGATGACCGCCACGCCGATCCCGCGCACCCTGACGCTCACCCATTACGGCGACATGGATATCTCGCGGCTTGATGAAAAGCCGCCGGGGCGGCTTCCCGCCGATACCCGGGTGCTGCCGATCGACCGCCTGGACGACGTGATCGCCGCCGTCGCCCGCGCCATCGACGGCGGGGCCAAGGTCTATTGGGTCTGCCCGCTGATCGAGGACTCGGAAACCGGCGACATGGCCGCCGCCGTCGATCGCCAAGCCCTGCTTGCCGACAGGCTGGGGCCACGCCTCGGCCCCCGGGTCGGCCTTGTCCACGGCCGGATGAAGCCCGGCGAAAAAGACGCGGTGATGGAGGCCTTTTCCGGGAACGGGCTTGATCTGTTGGTGGCGACGACGGTGATCGAGGTCGGCGTCAATGTGCCAAGCGCCACGGTGATGGTGATCGAACACGCCGAGCGCTTCGGCCTTGCCCAGCTACACCAGTTGCGCGGCCGCATCGGCCGGGGCGGCGGGCGTTCGACCTGCCTGTTGCTCTATGCCCCGCCCTTGGGGGAAACCGCCCGCGCCCGCCTGGAGACCATGCGCCGCACCGACGACGGCTTCGAGATCGCCGAAGAGGATCTGCGGCTGCGCGGCGCCGGCGAGGTTCTGGGCACCCGCCAAAGCGGCCTGCCGGTCTTCCGGCTGATCGATCCGCTGCTCGCCGAAGACCTGCTCGCCATCGCCCGCAAGCAGGCCGAGGTGATCGTCGAGACCGACCCCGATCTGGCCGGCCCCCATGGCGCGGCGCTGCGCGTTCTGCTGTATCTGTTCGAACGCGACGCCGCGGTGCGCACGCTGCGCTCTGGTTAA
- a CDS encoding DUF502 domain-containing protein, whose translation MTASPARPPTGKTSKKRAEKARRMTFGARLRTYFFAGVLVTAPIAITFFVAWTFIEFVDRKVVGNLPQAYQVDLPVPGIGLLLLVVLLTIIGAFTAGYLGRLLVRFGEGLVQRVPVVRSIHGALKQIIETILAQQSSAFRQVVLVEYPRRGMWALGFITGVTEGEVQNLTEDEVINVFLPTTPNPTSGFLLFVPRQDLVVLDMSVEDGIKMIISGGIFTPADRRPKEVRKVPLVTASPEDDPIQGSLSVKKNPVPTEV comes from the coding sequence ATGACCGCCTCTCCCGCGCGCCCCCCCACCGGCAAAACCAGCAAAAAGCGGGCGGAGAAAGCCAGACGCATGACCTTTGGCGCCCGCCTACGCACGTATTTCTTCGCCGGCGTTCTGGTTACGGCGCCGATCGCCATCACCTTCTTCGTCGCCTGGACCTTCATCGAATTCGTCGATCGCAAGGTGGTGGGCAATCTGCCCCAGGCCTATCAGGTCGATCTGCCGGTTCCCGGGATCGGCCTGCTGTTGCTGGTGGTGTTGCTCACCATCATCGGCGCCTTCACCGCCGGATATCTGGGGCGGCTGCTGGTTCGCTTCGGCGAGGGGCTGGTGCAAAGGGTGCCCGTGGTCCGCAGCATCCATGGCGCCCTCAAGCAGATCATCGAGACCATCCTCGCCCAGCAGTCCTCGGCCTTCCGTCAAGTCGTGCTGGTGGAATATCCGCGACGCGGAATGTGGGCGCTTGGTTTCATCACCGGGGTGACGGAAGGCGAGGTGCAGAACCTGACCGAGGACGAGGTGATCAACGTCTTTTTGCCGACCACCCCCAATCCGACCAGCGGCTTTTTGCTGTTCGTCCCACGCCAGGATCTGGTGGTCCTCGACATGTCGGTCGAGGACGGCATCAAGATGATCATCTCGGGCGGCATCTTCACGCCCGCCGACCGCCGGCCCAAGGAGGTGCGCAAGGTTCCCCTGGTCACCGCCTCGCCCGAGGACGATCCAATCCAAGGAAGCCTCTCCGTCAAAAAAAATCCTGTGCCAACAGAGGTTTAA
- a CDS encoding thermonuclease family protein produces the protein MAAWRLGGRTLGLLGGVILLASLPATARADVIGEACVIDAGHLTIGGKRAYGRCQGGTAITLAAIDAPSSAQTCTTPAGKPWDCGRWAAYVLVELSKNKKVICQGTEKDDKGGLVALCYAGGRQINRTLVELGWALPATTDPSFAAAVAKARSAAVGLWQGTFDPPAEWRARHKP, from the coding sequence ATGGCGGCATGGCGACTGGGCGGACGGACTCTGGGCCTGCTGGGAGGGGTCATTTTATTGGCGAGCCTGCCGGCGACGGCGCGGGCGGACGTGATCGGCGAGGCCTGCGTCATCGATGCCGGGCATCTGACCATCGGCGGCAAAAGGGCCTATGGCCGCTGTCAGGGGGGAACGGCGATCACCCTGGCGGCGATCGACGCGCCCAGTTCGGCGCAGACCTGCACGACGCCGGCGGGAAAACCCTGGGATTGCGGGCGTTGGGCGGCCTATGTCCTGGTCGAGCTTTCCAAGAACAAGAAGGTTATCTGCCAAGGGACGGAAAAAGACGACAAAGGGGGGCTGGTGGCCCTGTGCTACGCCGGCGGGCGGCAGATCAACCGCACCCTGGTCGAATTGGGCTGGGCCTTGCCAGCGACTACGGATCCCAGCTTCGCGGCGGCCGTGGCCAAGGCCCGTTCGGCCGCCGTCGGCCTGTGGCAGGGCACCTTCGATCCCCCGGCCGAATGGCGCGCCCGTCACAAGCCGTGA
- a CDS encoding LysM peptidoglycan-binding domain-containing protein codes for MRSSVFVLVFLVVILGAGLGGGALWARHTLAEKDRLVDYLLADVERLRQSSSRLAEENSQLARDLETLRADLASEKQARAAQQTTIEESMVPREIGSKADFPVERGMARPGESVSDFAKREKTSVSVLKALNPWLDEAKPLQHYQTLWLPIRR; via the coding sequence ATGCGTTCGAGTGTTTTCGTTCTGGTTTTTCTAGTCGTCATCCTGGGGGCGGGACTGGGGGGCGGGGCGCTGTGGGCCCGCCACACCCTGGCTGAAAAAGACCGTCTGGTCGATTATCTGCTGGCCGATGTCGAACGCCTGCGCCAGTCCTCGTCCCGCCTTGCCGAAGAAAACAGCCAGTTGGCCCGTGATCTTGAAACGCTGCGCGCCGATCTCGCCAGCGAAAAACAGGCGCGCGCCGCTCAGCAAACCACCATCGAGGAAAGCATGGTTCCGCGTGAAATCGGCAGTAAAGCCGATTTTCCGGTAGAACGCGGCATGGCCCGCCCAGGCGAAAGCGTTTCCGACTTCGCAAAACGCGAGAAAACATCGGTGAGTGTTTTGAAGGCGCTCAATCCCTGGCTCGACGAGGCGAAACCGCTTCAACACTATCAAACGCTTTGGCTGCCGATCCGGCGCTGA
- a CDS encoding SPOR domain-containing protein translates to MGKAPTIASRARRAAWGLSLLVVPLLAACATRPGQGAALPPPALDATSPEILPPAPLPHHGVGDSFTFDNPEEVWTVSAIDEKGRLTWRSSQGAERLSSANPLLPSLFHRSADGRSITRFIDKADGLFPLKRGVSNGFTEAAGLDEPPYSRSFLWSCTVPAEERVTVPAGTFDTFRVVCDRDDRLRVVSSYAPAVGYVVRRDLLLEGQPPETRSLIAYVTTPSPAPPPSSAPRPATRGAGQGQGLGDIEAMPLSPPPAPPAPPDIPSHSPAVSATDEPYETLVISSATHPGPPPTTGAVLLQLAAYRSEALARHGWDKMRADHGALIGDLTPVIRQIEIPGKGTYHRLFAGPLEPDRARSLCRALPELAGHCAISPAE, encoded by the coding sequence ATGGGCAAGGCGCCGACCATCGCAAGCAGAGCGCGGCGGGCGGCGTGGGGGCTGTCCCTGCTGGTGGTGCCGCTGCTGGCGGCTTGCGCCACCCGGCCCGGACAGGGCGCGGCGTTGCCGCCGCCGGCCCTTGATGCCACCTCGCCGGAAATCCTCCCCCCGGCCCCGCTTCCCCACCACGGGGTGGGCGACAGCTTCACCTTCGACAATCCCGAGGAAGTCTGGACGGTCAGCGCCATCGATGAAAAGGGGCGGCTGACATGGCGGAGCAGCCAGGGCGCCGAGCGGCTGTCGTCGGCCAACCCGCTGCTTCCCAGCTTATTCCACCGCTCGGCCGATGGCCGCAGCATCACCCGCTTCATCGACAAAGCCGACGGGCTTTTCCCGCTCAAGCGCGGGGTGAGCAACGGCTTCACCGAAGCCGCCGGGCTTGACGAGCCGCCCTACAGCCGGTCCTTCCTGTGGTCGTGCACCGTCCCGGCCGAGGAGAGGGTCACCGTTCCCGCCGGCACCTTCGATACCTTCCGCGTCGTCTGCGACCGCGACGACCGCCTGCGGGTGGTGTCATCCTATGCGCCGGCCGTTGGCTATGTGGTGCGCCGGGATCTGTTGCTTGAAGGTCAGCCCCCGGAAACCCGCTCGCTGATCGCCTATGTGACCACCCCGTCGCCAGCCCCCCCGCCATCCTCCGCCCCGCGCCCCGCGACCCGGGGCGCGGGGCAAGGCCAGGGGCTGGGCGACATCGAGGCCATGCCGCTCAGCCCGCCGCCCGCCCCGCCGGCGCCCCCCGATATCCCGTCCCACTCCCCGGCGGTGAGCGCGACGGATGAGCCCTATGAGACCCTGGTGATCTCCAGCGCCACCCATCCCGGTCCGCCGCCGACGACTGGCGCCGTCTTGCTGCAGCTGGCGGCTTATCGCAGCGAAGCCTTGGCTCGCCATGGTTGGGACAAGATGCGCGCCGATCATGGCGCGCTGATCGGGGATCTGACCCCGGTGATCCGCCAGATCGAGATTCCGGGAAAGGGAACCTACCATCGGCTGTTCGCCGGCCCGCTCGAGCCCGACCGGGCGCGCAGTCTATGCCGGGCCCTTCCCGAACTGGCCGGACACTGTGCGATCAGCCCGGCGGAATAA
- a CDS encoding protein phosphatase CheZ, which yields MAVPERPRRTFAIERTMQRQAMNQALGLPITEGAVDDPSTQAALPSPLIAELLKEVKALRQEIKGMKGVERNPVAAFGDADEAHLLRIEIARMIRSLAAAKREIAEIKHPLADEDRVQRATSELDAIVGATERATHLILDAAETINEHAERMLKVLGEEDELAPQFHAISNEVFVIIEACNFQDITGQRITRVVKTLEFIEERVKKIIADWGAEAFADLPLPKLDTIHSSDDLVDGPQLENEALSQDDIDSLFG from the coding sequence ATGGCCGTACCAGAGCGCCCCCGCAGAACGTTCGCCATCGAGCGCACCATGCAGCGGCAGGCGATGAATCAGGCCCTTGGGTTGCCCATTACCGAGGGGGCGGTCGATGATCCCTCGACGCAAGCCGCTCTCCCGTCGCCGCTGATCGCCGAGCTTCTCAAGGAAGTCAAAGCCCTGCGCCAGGAAATCAAAGGCATGAAGGGGGTGGAGCGCAATCCGGTCGCCGCCTTCGGCGATGCCGATGAGGCCCATCTTCTGCGTATCGAGATCGCCCGGATGATCCGCTCGCTGGCCGCGGCCAAGCGCGAGATCGCCGAGATCAAGCACCCCTTGGCCGATGAGGACCGGGTGCAGCGCGCCACCTCGGAACTCGACGCCATCGTCGGCGCCACCGAACGCGCCACCCATCTGATCCTTGATGCCGCCGAAACCATCAATGAGCATGCCGAACGCATGTTGAAGGTTCTGGGCGAGGAAGACGAACTCGCTCCCCAGTTCCACGCCATCTCCAACGAAGTCTTCGTCATCATCGAAGCCTGTAATTTCCAGGATATCACCGGCCAACGCATCACCCGTGTCGTCAAGACGCTGGAATTCATCGAGGAACGGGTCAAGAAGATCATCGCCGACTGGGGCGCCGAGGCTTTCGCCGATCTGCCGCTGCCCAAGCTCGACACCATCCATTCCAGCGATGATCTGGTCGATGGTCCCCAGTTGGAGAACGAGGCGCTGAGCCAGGACGATATCGACTCGTTGTTCGGCTAG